AGAGATGGAAACACGGCCAATTCGCGCCGCGCTTGAAGCTTTGCGGGCGATTACGTGGCCGACTGGCCGTTCCCGCTCAGAATTCAATGACGCGCAGGGAGTAAAGGACGGCCGCGAGGAGGCCAGCGTAGAATACGACCACGGATACGAGGCCGATGGCGATACCGACGAGGAACCGCATGGCCCATTTCGACAATCCGGCCGGCCACCATGCCCTGGATTTGGCGAAATCGCTGAGCGCTGTGGCCATGCCGATCCTTCCTTCTGCCGGCCTCGGCTGAGCCGAATGCCCGCCGCACCTTATGCTATTGACGCGGCTCTCGGTTCGGGCCGACATTCCGGGTAATCGCCGCCGCGCTTCGAGTGCCAATTCGGCGCAGTGTGATCGATTTAAGTTAACAAACGCCGACTAAGCTCAAGGCCAAGAAAAAGCGGCGGGATTCGGAAGGCGAAGGGAGGGCTAAGATGGCTGCGCGCGCGCACGCACTCAAGGAAGAAGTGATCGGCAAGGTCATTACACTCGCCCGCGAGCGGCTGCCGCGGGGAAAATCCGTTCCTGCCGAAAAATTCGTCCGCCAGTATTACGCGAACGTGTCGCCCGACGACATCGTCAACGAGGACATCGACCAGCTCTACGGTGCTGCCCTCGCTTTCTACAATTTCGCGCGCACCCGCGAATCGGCCAAGCCGAAGATCCGCGCCTATAATCCGCGCCTCGAGGATCACGGCTGGAAATCGAACCACACGGTCATCGAGATCGTGAACGATGACATGCCATTTCTCGTCGACTCGGTGACGGCGGAACTCAATCGTCGGGAACTCACGGTCCACCTGATCATCCACCCGGTCATGCGGTTGAAGCGCGACGCCAAGGGCAATCTCGCGGAACTACACGTGCCGGCGGACGCACCGGACGGAATGGTCAGCGAGTCCTACATGCACGTCGAGATCGAGGAGC
The sequence above is a segment of the Alphaproteobacteria bacterium genome. Coding sequences within it:
- a CDS encoding NAD-glutamate dehydrogenase, which encodes MAARAHALKEEVIGKVITLARERLPRGKSVPAEKFVRQYYANVSPDDIVNEDIDQLYGAALAFYNFARTRESAKPKIRAYNPRLEDHGWKSNHTVIEIVNDDMPFLVDSVTAELNRRELTVHLIIHPVMRLKRDAKGNLAELHVPADAPDGMVSESYMHVEIEE